The following coding sequences lie in one Amycolatopsis cihanbeyliensis genomic window:
- a CDS encoding long-chain-fatty-acid--CoA ligase, which produces MSSPATEVPTVTDLLLARAGDDHPGLRFEERTWSWSRHVQACAEHGAALRSLLAAGSPGAPPHAGVLADNVPSWSFLLGGAAFAGAVLAGLNPVRRGEALARDVRLADCRVVLAQREYLPLLAGLDLAGARVIDLDGGEWADLLAAHRGAAPDPVAAAPDDLLMLIYTSGTSGDPKAVRCTHGKIAFPGRMLADRFGLSTSDTAYVAMPLFHSNAVLAGWSVGLAAGATIALRRRFSASGFLPDVRRFGATYANYVGTPLSYVLATPRKPDDADNPLRLVYGNEGAEADLATFAERFGCDVVDAFGSTEGGVGFARTPDTPSGSLGRPAEGVLVLHPDTGEPCPPAEFDGAGRLRNAEEAVGELVNAAGTGWFAGYYRDPAADAERVHDGRYFTGDLAYLDTDGFCYFAGRRGDWLRVGGENLGTAPIERVLLRHPDIAEATVYAVPDERVGDAVMAALVLAEGATLGPAEFGEFLTRQADLGPRQVPRYVRISGELPRTATYKVLKRELSTQGTRCADPVWRLRGNDTQTKTKPAIRYSPGF; this is translated from the coding sequence GTGAGCAGCCCGGCGACCGAGGTACCCACGGTCACCGACCTGCTGCTGGCCAGGGCCGGTGACGACCATCCCGGCCTGCGTTTCGAGGAGCGGACCTGGTCCTGGTCGCGACACGTCCAGGCGTGCGCCGAGCACGGGGCCGCGCTGCGCTCCCTGCTGGCGGCGGGGTCGCCGGGGGCACCGCCGCATGCCGGGGTGCTGGCGGACAACGTGCCCTCCTGGTCCTTCCTGCTCGGCGGGGCCGCCTTCGCGGGCGCGGTCCTCGCCGGGCTGAATCCGGTCCGCAGGGGCGAAGCGCTGGCCAGGGACGTGCGGTTGGCCGACTGCCGGGTGGTGCTGGCCCAGCGCGAGTACCTCCCGCTGCTGGCAGGACTGGATCTCGCCGGAGCCAGGGTGATCGACCTCGACGGCGGCGAATGGGCGGACCTGCTCGCCGCCCACCGGGGTGCCGCGCCCGACCCGGTCGCCGCGGCACCCGACGACCTGCTGATGCTCATCTACACTTCGGGCACGAGCGGCGACCCGAAGGCGGTCCGCTGCACGCACGGCAAGATCGCCTTTCCGGGGCGGATGCTCGCCGACCGGTTCGGACTGTCCACCAGCGACACCGCCTATGTCGCGATGCCGCTGTTCCACTCGAACGCGGTGCTGGCTGGTTGGTCGGTCGGGCTGGCCGCGGGCGCGACGATCGCGCTGCGCCGCAGGTTCTCCGCATCCGGATTCCTCCCCGACGTCCGCCGGTTCGGGGCCACCTACGCCAACTACGTGGGTACGCCGCTGTCCTATGTGCTCGCCACGCCACGGAAACCGGATGACGCGGACAACCCGCTACGGCTGGTCTACGGCAACGAGGGTGCCGAGGCCGACCTCGCCACCTTCGCCGAGCGGTTCGGCTGCGATGTCGTGGACGCCTTCGGCTCCACCGAGGGTGGGGTCGGGTTCGCGCGCACCCCGGACACGCCGAGTGGCTCGCTCGGCAGGCCGGCCGAGGGCGTGCTGGTGCTGCACCCGGACACCGGCGAACCGTGCCCACCAGCCGAGTTCGACGGTGCGGGCAGGCTGCGCAATGCCGAGGAAGCGGTGGGGGAGCTGGTGAACGCGGCCGGGACCGGGTGGTTCGCGGGCTACTACCGGGACCCGGCCGCCGACGCCGAGCGGGTGCACGACGGCAGGTACTTCACCGGTGACCTCGCCTATCTGGACACCGACGGCTTCTGCTACTTCGCCGGCCGCCGCGGCGACTGGCTGCGTGTCGGCGGGGAGAACCTCGGCACCGCGCCGATCGAACGGGTGCTGCTGCGCCATCCCGACATCGCGGAGGCCACCGTGTACGCGGTGCCGGACGAGCGGGTCGGCGACGCCGTGATGGCGGCGCTGGTGCTCGCCGAGGGCGCGACACTCGGGCCTGCGGAGTTCGGCGAGTTCCTCACCCGGCAGGCGGACCTCGGGCCCCGGCAAGTCCCCCGGTACGTGCGGATCAGCGGGGAACTGCCCCGTACCGCCACCTACAAGGTACTCAAGCGCGAGCTGTCCACCCAGGGCACGCGCTGCGCCGACCCGGTGTGGCGGCTTCGCGGGAACGACACCCAAACAAAAACCAAACCGGCGATCAGGTACTCCCCCGGCTTCTGA
- a CDS encoding LacI family DNA-binding transcriptional regulator, whose translation MAVTIADVARRAGTSAAVVSYVLNDGPRPVAEHTRARVLAAVRELGYRRNRAAAALRSGRSGLVGLVLPDTTNPYFAALGRYLETALIGAGKLTVTANSDYDAPRQSLAVDMLLTAQVEGVVVVSAGGPADPVARALAAGTPAVYVHHRPPGSDAPLIAGDNGAAIAAAVAHLREHGHTEIAFLAGPTDHGPVGERVAAWCAATGATEPLRCAYTRAAAAELFASLARDGRVPRALVAATDEQAIGLLAAAYADGIRIPDRLAVISCDGSPDASFTAPPLTVTRQPLRAMAERAVAILGGAGSPADPADPLPADLAVGRSCGCSSPSPDDHGDREQLQQPVAGMDRGELRGNPLVEHGAGEQHEGEADPQDEPE comes from the coding sequence GTGGCAGTGACGATCGCGGACGTGGCCAGGCGGGCAGGCACCTCGGCGGCGGTGGTCAGCTACGTGCTCAACGACGGGCCGCGCCCGGTGGCCGAGCACACCCGCGCCCGGGTGCTGGCGGCCGTGCGCGAGCTCGGCTACCGCCGCAACCGGGCCGCCGCCGCGCTGCGCTCCGGCAGGTCCGGCCTGGTCGGCCTGGTACTGCCGGACACCACCAATCCGTACTTCGCCGCGCTCGGCCGGTACCTGGAGACCGCACTGATCGGGGCGGGCAAGCTGACCGTCACGGCCAACTCGGACTACGACGCCCCGCGCCAGTCCCTGGCGGTGGACATGCTGCTCACCGCCCAGGTCGAGGGCGTGGTGGTGGTGTCCGCCGGTGGCCCGGCCGACCCGGTCGCCCGCGCACTGGCCGCGGGCACCCCGGCCGTCTACGTCCACCATCGTCCACCCGGATCGGACGCGCCGCTGATCGCCGGGGACAACGGCGCGGCGATCGCGGCGGCCGTGGCACACCTGCGCGAGCACGGCCACACCGAGATCGCCTTCCTCGCCGGTCCCACCGATCACGGCCCGGTGGGTGAGCGCGTCGCCGCCTGGTGCGCGGCCACCGGCGCCACCGAGCCGCTGCGCTGCGCCTACACGCGTGCGGCCGCGGCCGAGCTGTTCGCCTCGCTGGCGCGGGATGGCCGGGTGCCCCGCGCGCTGGTGGCGGCCACCGACGAGCAGGCGATCGGGCTACTGGCCGCCGCGTACGCCGACGGCATCCGGATACCGGACCGGCTCGCCGTGATCAGCTGCGACGGGAGCCCGGACGCGAGTTTCACCGCCCCGCCGCTGACCGTCACACGCCAGCCGTTGCGCGCGATGGCCGAGCGGGCGGTCGCGATCCTCGGCGGCGCCGGCTCACCGGCCGACCCGGCCGACCCGCTGCCCGCCGACCTCGCGGTCGGGCGCAGCTGTGGCTGCTCATCGCCATCCCCCGACGATCACGGTGATCGCGAGCAGCTTCAGCAGCCAGTCGCCGGCATGGATCGCGGCGAGCTTCGCGGGAACCCTCTCGTGGAACACGGAGCCGGTGAGCAACACGAAGGGGAAGCCGACCCACAGGACGAGCCCGAGTAG
- the add gene encoding adenosine deaminase, with amino-acid sequence MHTRYELHCHLDGSVRQGTVAELAADQGVRLEGPVENLVVAPPVCANLMDYLTRIDAVLEVLQTPDSLRRVARELVEDWALDRVGYGEVRFAPQLHGRAGATMDEAVRAVAEGLAEGRAATGVRTGLLLCCLRQQSPEVSEQVVDTALRNRTLVAGVDLAGDESRAGAPHRPAFDTAHAAGLPVTIHAGEAAGPESVWEALDVLGAARIGHGVRAAADPALVARLRAERIPLELCPVSSVQTGAVPSLAEHPADRLLAAGLAVTISTDARTTSATTVEREFTELGRQFGWAAEHERRCQDNARAVIFAASAPAPPTAAAPRDR; translated from the coding sequence ATGCACACGCGCTACGAACTGCACTGTCATCTGGACGGCTCTGTCCGGCAGGGCACGGTCGCCGAACTGGCCGCGGACCAGGGTGTCCGGCTCGAAGGACCGGTCGAGAACCTGGTCGTGGCCCCGCCGGTGTGCGCGAACCTGATGGACTACCTGACCCGCATCGACGCCGTGCTCGAGGTGCTGCAGACCCCGGACTCCCTGCGCCGGGTCGCCCGGGAGCTGGTCGAGGACTGGGCCCTCGACCGGGTCGGCTACGGCGAAGTGCGGTTCGCGCCGCAGCTGCACGGGCGAGCGGGGGCGACCATGGACGAGGCGGTGCGCGCGGTCGCCGAGGGACTCGCCGAGGGCCGCGCCGCCACCGGGGTGCGGACCGGGCTGCTGCTGTGCTGCCTGCGCCAGCAGTCGCCGGAGGTCAGCGAGCAGGTGGTGGACACCGCGCTGCGGAACCGAACCCTGGTGGCGGGCGTGGACCTGGCGGGGGACGAGAGCCGCGCGGGTGCTCCCCACCGCCCGGCCTTCGACACCGCACACGCGGCCGGGCTGCCGGTCACCATCCACGCGGGCGAGGCGGCCGGACCGGAGAGCGTCTGGGAGGCACTGGACGTGCTCGGCGCGGCGCGGATCGGGCACGGCGTGCGGGCGGCGGCCGATCCCGCGCTGGTGGCCCGGCTGCGTGCGGAGCGGATCCCGCTGGAGTTGTGCCCGGTGAGCAGCGTGCAGACCGGCGCCGTGCCGAGCCTCGCCGAGCACCCCGCGGATCGGCTGCTGGCGGCGGGGCTGGCGGTCACCATCAGCACGGACGCGCGCACCACCTCGGCGACCACTGTCGAGCGGGAGTTCACCGAGCTCGGCAGGCAGTTCGGCTGGGCGGCCGAGCACGAGCGGCGCTGCCAGGACAACGCCCGCGCGGTGATCTTCGCGGCGAGCGCACCGGCGCCTCCTACGGCGGCCGCACCGCGGGACCGGTGA
- a CDS encoding bifunctional GNAT family N-acetyltransferase/acetate--CoA ligase family protein, whose translation MHTDDSRDPYDYPRRWEADVLLSDGGTVHLRPIVPADAEAIVALHGRLSERTRYLRYFGAYPRIPQRDLDRFTTVDHHDRTAFVALLGDEIVAVGRYERLEEGDSAEVAFLVDDAHQGRGLGSILLEHLAAAASERGLRRFVAEVLAENSQMVRVFRDAGYQVSREFDEGLVHLEFDLDPTEESLEVARSREQAAEARSVHNLLHPTSVAVIGASTDPTKIGYVALTNLLSADFAGTVYPVNPEHRSVRGVRAYPSVLDIPDPVDLAVVAVPASQVESVLDGALEKGVKTLLIVSGGFAEAGPHGLHAELRLVGEARAHGMRVVGPNALGVLNTDTGVRLNATLAPRLPARGRTGFFCQSGALGIAILADAEARGLGLSTFVSAGNRADVSGNDLLQYWESDPDTDLVLLYLESFGNPRKFARLARRLARNKPIVAVKSGRHAVRPQLAATSAEVDESSVQALFEQAGVVRVDTLAQLFDTALVFAHQPLPAGSRIGIVGNSSAIGLLAADTARAQGLRLGIDPVDVGAQADPEDFAAAVAEALTSAEVDALVVVFVPPLAIPGTSYARALREAVVETERQGEKPIVSTFLAAEGVPDELAVLSEDGSPTRGSIPSYPSPERAVNALARVVRYAAWRQRPQGNPARPGGTHPQQGQAVVREVLAEAEGKTISLGDDDALRVLGCYGIEVVPFRVVAGADEAVAAAAELGYPVTLKAVDERLRGRPDLIGVRLDLTSEDSVRTSYRDLREVSGMDEVYVQRMAPKGTSCVIGLQDDPSFGTLVSFGLSGVVSSLLGDTAYRAVPLTDVDATTLVREPRTAPLLTGYRGDDPVDLAALEDLVLRVAALAEDNPEVRSLALEPILTSPDGAFVANARLVLGPPPSRPDTGPRRLRPITAPAD comes from the coding sequence ATGCACACCGACGACTCCCGCGACCCCTACGACTACCCCCGCAGATGGGAAGCCGACGTCCTGCTGTCCGACGGCGGAACGGTGCACCTGCGGCCGATCGTGCCCGCCGACGCCGAGGCGATCGTAGCGCTGCACGGCAGGCTCTCCGAACGGACGAGGTACCTGCGCTACTTCGGTGCCTACCCGCGTATCCCGCAGCGGGACCTGGACCGGTTCACCACCGTCGACCACCACGACCGGACCGCCTTCGTGGCGCTGCTCGGGGACGAGATCGTCGCCGTCGGCCGGTACGAGCGGCTGGAGGAGGGGGACTCGGCCGAGGTCGCGTTCCTGGTGGATGACGCGCACCAGGGCAGGGGGCTCGGTTCGATCCTGCTCGAGCATCTCGCCGCCGCCGCGTCCGAGCGCGGGCTGCGCCGGTTCGTCGCCGAGGTCCTCGCCGAGAACTCCCAGATGGTGCGGGTGTTCCGGGACGCCGGGTACCAGGTCAGCAGGGAGTTCGACGAGGGACTCGTACACCTGGAGTTCGACCTCGACCCCACCGAGGAGTCGCTGGAGGTGGCGCGGTCCCGGGAACAGGCCGCCGAGGCGCGCAGCGTGCACAACCTGCTGCATCCGACCTCGGTCGCCGTCATCGGAGCCTCCACCGATCCGACCAAGATCGGCTACGTCGCGTTGACCAACCTGCTGTCCGCCGACTTCGCGGGCACCGTGTATCCGGTCAACCCCGAGCACCGCTCGGTACGCGGGGTCCGCGCCTACCCTTCGGTGCTGGACATCCCCGACCCTGTCGATCTCGCGGTCGTGGCCGTCCCGGCGAGTCAGGTCGAGTCGGTACTCGACGGCGCGCTGGAGAAAGGTGTGAAGACCCTGCTCATCGTCTCCGGCGGGTTCGCCGAGGCGGGCCCGCACGGGTTGCACGCCGAGCTGCGGCTGGTCGGTGAGGCAAGGGCGCACGGCATGCGCGTGGTCGGACCGAACGCGCTCGGCGTGCTGAACACCGACACCGGTGTCCGGCTGAACGCGACACTGGCGCCACGGCTGCCGGCCAGGGGACGTACCGGATTCTTCTGCCAGTCCGGCGCGCTCGGCATCGCGATCCTTGCCGACGCCGAGGCCCGCGGGCTCGGTCTCTCCACCTTCGTCTCCGCGGGCAACCGTGCCGATGTGTCCGGTAACGACCTGCTGCAGTACTGGGAGAGCGACCCGGACACCGACCTGGTCCTGCTGTACCTGGAGTCCTTCGGCAACCCGCGCAAGTTCGCCCGGCTCGCGCGCAGGCTGGCCAGGAACAAGCCGATCGTCGCGGTCAAATCGGGGCGGCACGCGGTGCGGCCGCAGCTCGCGGCCACCTCGGCCGAAGTGGACGAGTCCAGTGTGCAGGCACTGTTCGAACAGGCGGGCGTCGTGCGCGTGGACACCCTGGCCCAGTTGTTCGACACCGCACTGGTGTTCGCGCACCAACCGCTGCCCGCGGGTTCGCGGATCGGCATCGTCGGAAACTCCAGCGCGATCGGCCTGCTCGCCGCCGATACCGCGCGGGCGCAGGGGTTGCGGCTGGGTATCGACCCGGTGGACGTGGGCGCGCAGGCCGACCCGGAGGATTTCGCCGCCGCCGTGGCCGAGGCCCTCACCTCGGCCGAGGTCGACGCGCTGGTGGTGGTGTTCGTGCCGCCGCTGGCGATCCCCGGCACGAGCTACGCGCGCGCCCTGCGGGAGGCCGTGGTGGAGACCGAGCGGCAGGGCGAGAAGCCGATCGTGTCCACCTTCCTCGCCGCCGAAGGTGTGCCCGACGAACTGGCGGTGCTGAGCGAGGACGGCTCGCCGACCCGCGGTTCGATCCCTTCCTACCCGAGCCCCGAGCGGGCGGTGAACGCGCTGGCCAGGGTGGTGCGGTACGCGGCATGGCGGCAGCGCCCGCAGGGAAACCCGGCCCGCCCGGGTGGCACGCATCCCCAGCAGGGCCAGGCCGTGGTCCGCGAGGTGCTCGCGGAGGCCGAGGGGAAGACGATCTCGCTCGGGGACGACGACGCCTTGCGGGTGTTGGGTTGCTACGGGATCGAGGTGGTGCCGTTCCGGGTGGTGGCAGGGGCGGATGAGGCCGTGGCCGCGGCCGCCGAGCTCGGTTACCCGGTGACCCTGAAGGCGGTGGACGAGCGCCTGCGCGGCAGGCCGGACCTGATCGGGGTCCGGCTGGACCTGACCTCGGAGGACTCGGTGCGCACCAGCTACCGTGACCTGCGCGAGGTGTCCGGGATGGACGAGGTGTACGTACAGCGGATGGCGCCGAAGGGGACGTCCTGCGTGATCGGGCTGCAGGACGACCCTTCCTTCGGCACGCTGGTGTCCTTCGGGCTGTCCGGCGTGGTCAGCAGCCTGCTCGGGGACACCGCCTACCGCGCGGTGCCACTGACCGATGTGGACGCGACCACCCTGGTGCGCGAGCCGCGGACGGCGCCGCTGCTCACCGGGTACCGGGGTGACGACCCGGTGGACCTCGCCGCGCTGGAGGACCTGGTGCTGCGCGTGGCCGCGCTGGCTGAGGACAACCCCGAGGTCCGCTCGCTGGCGCTGGAACCGATCCTGACCTCGCCCGATGGCGCCTTCGTGGCCAACGCCCGGCTCGTGCTCGGACCGCCCCCTTCCCGGCCGGACACCGGCCCCCGCCGGCTGCGTCCGATCACCGCCCCCGCGGACTGA
- a CDS encoding acetoin utilization protein AcuC, translating into MCPSAVVWDSALLGYDLGGDHPFNPIRLDLTIRLANSLGVLDGIPLLVPEPATAAELHRAHVPEYLEAVKQAPMVGHDVGHGLGTPDNPVFSDMHESSALVVGSTMLAARTIAEGGARRAVNIAGGLHHAMRDRASGFCVYNDCSVAISWLLDNGFSRVAYVDTDVHHGDGVQAAFYGDPRVLTISLHQHPFTLFPGTGYSSEIGTEGAEGSAVNIPLPPNTADPGWLRAFHAVVPSLLGQFKPQILVTQCGVDSHAEDPLADLSLSVDGHRTIYRTLRGLAESCADGRWLAVGGGGYQLFRVVPRSWTHLIATVLDRDLAPRTPVPSNWVRTVRDTAPRVELPTTMTDDRDTGFSHWGDGADDAVDIAIRETRRAVFPLHGLDPDDPRD; encoded by the coding sequence ATGTGTCCGTCCGCTGTCGTATGGGACTCCGCGCTGCTGGGTTACGACCTCGGTGGCGACCATCCGTTCAACCCGATCCGGCTCGACCTGACCATCCGGCTCGCCAACAGCCTCGGTGTGCTCGACGGGATACCGTTGCTGGTTCCCGAACCGGCCACTGCGGCCGAGCTGCACCGCGCGCACGTGCCGGAGTACCTCGAAGCGGTGAAGCAGGCACCCATGGTGGGCCATGACGTCGGGCATGGCCTCGGCACCCCCGACAATCCCGTCTTCAGTGACATGCACGAGTCCTCCGCGCTGGTCGTCGGCTCGACCATGCTCGCCGCGCGCACCATCGCGGAGGGCGGGGCGCGTCGTGCCGTCAACATCGCGGGTGGCCTGCACCACGCGATGCGCGACCGCGCCTCCGGTTTCTGCGTCTACAATGATTGTTCGGTCGCGATTTCCTGGCTGCTGGACAACGGTTTCAGCCGGGTGGCCTATGTGGACACGGACGTGCACCACGGCGACGGGGTGCAGGCCGCCTTCTACGGCGACCCCAGGGTGCTGACCATTTCCCTGCACCAGCATCCCTTCACCCTCTTCCCCGGTACCGGGTACTCCAGTGAGATCGGCACGGAGGGTGCGGAGGGTTCGGCGGTGAACATCCCGTTGCCGCCGAACACCGCGGACCCGGGCTGGTTACGCGCCTTCCACGCGGTGGTTCCTTCCCTGCTGGGTCAGTTCAAGCCGCAGATCCTGGTGACCCAGTGCGGGGTCGACTCGCATGCGGAGGACCCGCTCGCCGACCTCTCCCTCTCGGTGGACGGGCACCGCACGATCTACCGGACCCTGCGTGGTCTCGCCGAGAGCTGTGCCGACGGCAGGTGGCTCGCCGTCGGCGGCGGCGGGTACCAACTGTTCCGTGTGGTGCCGCGGTCCTGGACGCATCTGATCGCCACGGTGCTCGATCGGGACCTCGCGCCGCGGACACCCGTACCATCCAACTGGGTACGCACGGTCAGGGACACCGCACCACGGGTCGAACTGCCGACCACGATGACCGATGACCGGGACACCGGATTCAGCCACTGGGGTGATGGCGCCGATGACGCGGTGGATATCGCGATCCGGGAGACTCGACGCGCGGTCTTCCCGCTGCACGGTCTCGACCCCGACGATCCGAGGGACTGA
- a CDS encoding metal-dependent transcriptional regulator, translated as MNELIDTTEMYLRTIFELEEEGVVPLRARIAERLQQSGPTVSQTVARMERDGLVVVADDRHLQLTDHGRELAIAVMRKHRLAERLLVDVIGLEWEHVHNEACRWEHVMSEAVERKLVKLLDHPTTSPYGNPIPGLDKLGEGGEPAPPAESDLVRLDEFARAGGGKVEIRRIAEHVQLDEALMTELKLVGLAPGNTVRVGKANGAGSTIEVIGENTTVQVPSSVLHAVLAQAR; from the coding sequence GTGAACGAGCTCATCGACACCACAGAGATGTACTTACGAACCATCTTCGAGCTCGAAGAAGAGGGCGTCGTACCACTGCGCGCGCGGATTGCCGAGCGCCTCCAACAGAGCGGGCCCACGGTGAGCCAGACGGTCGCCAGAATGGAACGCGACGGTTTGGTGGTGGTAGCCGACGACCGGCATCTGCAACTGACCGACCACGGGCGGGAACTCGCCATCGCCGTGATGCGTAAGCACCGGCTGGCCGAGCGCCTGCTGGTCGACGTGATCGGACTCGAGTGGGAACACGTGCACAACGAGGCATGTCGGTGGGAGCACGTGATGAGCGAGGCGGTGGAACGCAAGCTCGTCAAGCTGCTCGACCACCCGACCACCTCGCCGTACGGCAACCCGATCCCCGGGCTGGACAAGCTCGGTGAGGGCGGCGAGCCGGCCCCGCCCGCGGAGTCGGATCTGGTCCGGCTGGACGAGTTCGCCAGGGCCGGCGGCGGCAAGGTGGAGATCCGGCGGATCGCCGAGCACGTGCAATTGGACGAGGCCCTGATGACCGAGCTGAAGCTGGTCGGGCTGGCCCCGGGCAACACCGTGCGGGTGGGCAAGGCCAACGGTGCGGGCTCCACGATCGAGGTCATCGGCGAGAACACCACGGTGCAGGTCCCGTCCTCGGTGCTGCACGCCGTGCTGGCGCAGGCGCGGTGA